In the genome of Victivallis lenta, one region contains:
- a CDS encoding flavodoxin family protein: protein MKIAIIYFSKTGRTRAMAEVIADGAGSVSGVEVRLFELDRIDKSYLAECKAVFFGTPTYLASTCWELKKWFDESTMYPLAGKLGAVFATADFAQGGADVAIQSVLGHMLVKGMLVYSGGGAWGLPYIHLGAVALKENFEASKPMFRTFGERVAQKAKELFEPGK from the coding sequence ATGAAAATTGCAATTATCTATTTCAGTAAAACCGGCAGAACCCGCGCCATGGCCGAAGTCATCGCCGACGGCGCCGGAAGCGTTTCCGGCGTCGAGGTCCGCCTGTTCGAGCTCGACCGCATCGACAAGAGTTACCTCGCCGAATGCAAAGCCGTGTTCTTCGGCACGCCGACCTATCTGGCCAGCACCTGCTGGGAGCTCAAGAAGTGGTTCGACGAATCGACGATGTATCCGCTGGCCGGCAAACTCGGCGCCGTATTCGCCACCGCCGATTTCGCGCAGGGCGGCGCCGACGTCGCGATCCAGAGCGTGCTCGGGCACATGCTGGTCAAGGGGATGCTGGTCTATTCCGGCGGCGGCGCCTGGGGGCTGCCGTACATCCATCTCGGCGCCGTCGCGCTCAAAGAGAACTTCGAGGCGAGCAAGCCGATGTTCCGCACGTTCGGCGAACGGGTCGCCCAAAAGGCGAAAGAGCTTTTCGAACCGGGGAAGTGA
- a CDS encoding DUF6624 domain-containing protein, which yields MDADFRMIAEELVRRREHDFSVRERLLEAGRLNDGYDPEMEAVHLGNAAWLEAVVEKYGYPTIGRVGADASNAAWLIIQHAISRPAFLRRMLAVLRSQPEHEADPKNAAYLEDRIRMYEGKPQRYGTQFDRDDDGLLSPVPCDDPALVDRRRAALGLPPLAEVTAEMRKRDTRRPTREELERHRARCRAWLIETGWRIPPQENSR from the coding sequence GTGGACGCAGATTTCCGGATGATCGCCGAAGAGCTGGTCCGCCGCCGCGAGCACGATTTTTCCGTGCGGGAACGCCTGCTCGAAGCAGGGCGGCTGAATGACGGCTACGACCCCGAAATGGAGGCGGTCCATCTCGGCAACGCCGCCTGGCTCGAAGCCGTCGTCGAAAAATACGGCTACCCGACCATCGGCCGGGTCGGGGCGGACGCCTCGAACGCGGCATGGCTCATCATCCAGCACGCCATCAGCCGCCCCGCCTTCCTGCGCCGGATGCTCGCCGTGCTCCGCTCCCAGCCGGAACACGAGGCCGACCCGAAAAACGCGGCTTACCTTGAGGACCGCATCCGGATGTATGAAGGAAAGCCGCAGCGCTACGGAACCCAGTTCGACCGGGACGACGACGGCCTGCTTTCGCCCGTCCCGTGCGACGACCCGGCACTGGTCGACCGCCGCCGCGCCGCGCTCGGCCTGCCCCCGCTCGCCGAAGTCACCGCCGAAATGCGCAAGCGGGACACGAGGCGCCCGACCCGGGAGGAGCTCGAACGGCACCGCGCCCGCTGCCGGGCCTGGCTCATCGAAACCGGATGGCGGATTCCGCCGCAGGAGAACAGCCGATGA
- a CDS encoding MATE family efflux transporter: MNRLGNCEIFRVAGPILLSLLFQQMIGLTDTAFLGRVGEVELGAAALGSVWFLAVYMLGFGFSVGVQILIARCNGEGHHSEIGRIFYSGIAFQLLLACIVFALSRLLSPLLLPRMIRSPEVCAATASYLEYRSYGFFFVYLAVMFRAFYVGITRTHILTFNSVVMVLANAVLNYALIFGKFGFPAMGIAGAAIASSAAELFSVLFYCIYTRCRVDLHKYRLEKIFTFDFAVLRRVLNLSVWTMLQSFVSVSVWFFFFIAVEHLGERPLAVINLVRNVSALVFIFTNAFATAASSLVSNLIGADRTDEVMELGRRIAVLALVIVSPFLLFVALFPQTVLGVFTGNAELIAAAAGTLIVMAAIQPLQIVAGIWFNVVSGTGSTRTALFIEVGTLLVYLVSVWYIVLFRRLGTGWCWSTEFYYSFVMLAASLWYLKKARWQGRRI, encoded by the coding sequence ATGAACCGGCTCGGCAACTGCGAAATCTTCCGGGTCGCCGGCCCGATTCTCCTCAGTCTCCTGTTTCAGCAGATGATCGGCCTCACCGACACCGCCTTTCTCGGACGGGTCGGAGAAGTCGAGCTCGGAGCCGCCGCGCTCGGCAGCGTCTGGTTTCTCGCCGTCTACATGCTCGGCTTCGGCTTCAGCGTCGGCGTGCAGATCCTGATCGCGCGCTGCAACGGCGAAGGACACCACAGCGAAATCGGCCGGATTTTCTATTCCGGAATCGCGTTCCAGCTCCTGCTGGCCTGCATCGTGTTCGCGCTCTCCCGGCTGCTGTCGCCGCTCCTGCTGCCCCGCATGATCCGTTCCCCGGAGGTCTGTGCGGCCACGGCGAGCTATCTCGAATACCGCAGTTACGGATTCTTCTTCGTCTACCTGGCGGTCATGTTCCGCGCCTTTTACGTCGGCATCACCCGCACGCACATCCTGACCTTCAACTCCGTCGTCATGGTGCTGGCCAACGCCGTACTCAACTACGCGCTGATCTTCGGCAAATTCGGTTTCCCGGCCATGGGAATCGCCGGCGCCGCCATCGCCTCAAGCGCGGCGGAGCTTTTTTCCGTGCTTTTCTACTGCATTTACACGCGCTGCCGGGTCGACCTGCACAAATACCGGCTCGAAAAGATATTCACCTTCGATTTCGCCGTTCTGCGGCGCGTGCTGAATCTTTCGGTGTGGACCATGCTCCAGTCGTTCGTTTCGGTCAGCGTCTGGTTCTTCTTTTTCATCGCGGTCGAACATCTCGGAGAGCGTCCGCTCGCCGTGATCAACCTCGTCCGCAACGTCTCGGCTCTCGTTTTCATCTTCACGAACGCCTTTGCCACGGCGGCAAGCTCGCTGGTCAGCAACCTGATCGGCGCGGACCGCACCGATGAAGTCATGGAACTCGGGCGGCGCATCGCCGTGCTCGCCCTCGTCATCGTCTCCCCGTTCCTGCTCTTCGTCGCGCTGTTCCCGCAGACCGTTCTCGGCGTCTTCACCGGGAATGCGGAGCTGATCGCCGCCGCGGCCGGAACGCTGATCGTCATGGCCGCGATCCAGCCGCTCCAGATCGTCGCCGGAATCTGGTTCAACGTCGTCTCCGGCACAGGCAGCACCCGGACCGCGCTTTTCATCGAAGTCGGCACACTGCTGGTCTACCTCGTCTCAGTCTGGTACATTGTCCTTTTCCGCCGGCTCGGAACCGGCTGGTGCTGGAGCACCGAATTCTATTACAGCTTCGTCATGCTCGCCGCGTCCCTCTGGTATCTGAAGAAAGCCCGCTGGCAGGGCCGCCGAATCTGA
- the nfo gene encoding deoxyribonuclease IV: MKYIGAHVSISGGVENAPLNAHGIGATAFAMFTKNQRQWSAPPLAEESIAAFRANCEKYGYKPELILPHDTYLINLGQPDAEKRKRSLAAFIDELKRCDALGLVKLNFHPGSHLKEVTLEEDLKLIAASVREAVDTVPNVCAVFENTAGQGTNVGFAFEQIAAMLELTDRPGRVGVCLDTCHTYAAGYDLATPEGYEKTFSEFERLIGFEYLQGMHLNDSKSVLGGRLDRHNSIGKGELGLDFFRRLLADDRFDGIPLILETPDETLWAKEIALLKEFAAEE; the protein is encoded by the coding sequence ATGAAATATATCGGAGCACATGTCAGCATTTCGGGCGGTGTTGAAAACGCGCCGCTGAATGCACACGGGATCGGCGCGACCGCGTTTGCGATGTTCACGAAGAACCAGCGTCAGTGGAGCGCGCCGCCGCTGGCGGAGGAGTCGATTGCGGCCTTTCGGGCGAATTGTGAAAAATACGGCTACAAACCGGAACTGATCCTGCCGCACGACACCTATCTGATCAACCTCGGCCAGCCGGATGCGGAGAAGCGGAAGCGTTCGCTTGCGGCCTTTATCGACGAGCTGAAGCGCTGCGACGCGCTCGGGCTTGTGAAGCTGAATTTCCATCCCGGCAGCCATCTGAAGGAGGTGACGCTCGAGGAGGACCTGAAGCTGATTGCTGCGAGCGTCCGCGAGGCGGTTGATACGGTTCCGAATGTCTGCGCGGTTTTTGAGAATACCGCAGGGCAGGGGACGAACGTCGGTTTCGCCTTCGAGCAGATTGCGGCGATGTTGGAGCTGACCGACCGGCCCGGCCGCGTCGGCGTCTGCCTCGACACCTGCCACACCTATGCGGCCGGCTACGATCTCGCTACGCCGGAGGGATATGAAAAGACCTTTTCGGAATTTGAACGCCTGATCGGATTCGAATATCTTCAGGGCATGCACCTGAACGATTCGAAGAGCGTCCTCGGCGGCCGGCTCGACCGGCACAACAGCATCGGCAAAGGCGAGCTCGGGCTCGATTTCTTCCGCCGGCTGCTGGCGGACGACCGATTCGACGGCATCCCGCTCATCCTCGAGACGCCGGACGAAACGCTCTGGGCGAAGGAGATCGCGTTGCTGAAAGAGTTCGCGGCGGAAGAGTGA
- a CDS encoding sugar phosphate isomerase/epimerase family protein, which produces MAAPAISHYWSWGAVPEKFYGNVMAEFRDNGVNRLILTHFLLPRFAEEPEFRKSVLSLCSRFSMRFDGAHAPWGNAWDLNETDSDARKLMLRNQKRMIEAAGEAGAGSIVIHIGDSICKRADAPPVPVLRDLAVAALEELLPAAEKAGVTVAIENIIAPTDTIGELLAIFERIDSPYLGCCYDSGHENVMTATPGKRPDMLCEYIRDTLWHGKPQLQERILERLTPHIVCCHLHDNDGLNDAHTLPGLGTIDWAEKIPLLRQSPRLMSVQNEMNCVGHEISVRRMVETCDALWRGEHL; this is translated from the coding sequence ATGGCTGCGCCGGCAATTTCACACTACTGGTCCTGGGGGGCGGTCCCGGAAAAATTTTATGGGAACGTGATGGCGGAATTCCGCGACAACGGCGTGAACCGGCTGATTCTGACCCACTTTCTCCTGCCCCGCTTTGCGGAAGAGCCGGAGTTCCGCAAATCGGTGCTTTCGCTCTGTTCCCGGTTCAGCATGCGTTTCGACGGCGCCCATGCGCCGTGGGGAAACGCCTGGGACCTGAACGAGACGGATTCCGATGCGCGGAAACTCATGCTGCGGAATCAGAAACGCATGATCGAAGCCGCCGGGGAGGCCGGCGCCGGCAGCATCGTGATCCATATCGGGGATTCGATCTGCAAACGCGCGGACGCCCCGCCGGTGCCGGTGCTGCGCGACCTCGCCGTCGCGGCGCTTGAGGAGCTGCTCCCGGCGGCGGAGAAAGCCGGAGTGACCGTGGCGATCGAGAACATCATCGCTCCGACCGACACGATCGGGGAGCTGCTGGCGATTTTCGAACGGATCGATTCGCCGTATCTCGGCTGTTGCTACGACTCCGGGCACGAGAACGTCATGACCGCGACGCCCGGCAAACGGCCGGACATGCTGTGCGAATATATCCGCGACACCCTCTGGCACGGAAAGCCGCAGCTGCAGGAGCGGATTCTCGAGCGGCTGACGCCCCATATCGTCTGCTGCCATCTGCACGACAACGACGGTTTGAACGACGCGCATACGCTGCCGGGGCTCGGCACGATCGACTGGGCGGAGAAGATTCCGCTGCTCAGACAGTCGCCGCGGCTGATGAGCGTGCAGAATGAAATGAACTGCGTCGGCCACGAAATTTCGGTCCGGCGCATGGTGGAAACCTGTGACGCACTGTGGAGAGGAGAGCATCTATGA
- a CDS encoding lysylphosphatidylglycerol synthase transmembrane domain-containing protein produces MSSLVKLKKFFWFFLKLAIAGGIVGYLVARNPAEIADGFKAFDYKWLVPAVAIYFAHMLVCSWRWFRLTRMLGVELSPFEALSLTMQGYFFSLVIPGGAIGGDVVKMGVLSKRSAAGSRVEGAFTILMDRIIGMIALFSLALVLLVPSLPLLMKIELPQIALNDTMRELGILALAGLCLAGLGASCVIFFHRWIEKLPLLGALMHWGDKITHGMVTRLTTATDTYAKQWKELTLLTIVSVFFVHLMTVAAFGCLLAGLGVSVPVLTLVAAVTIGNIAGLIPLFPGGIGGRDVVTITILVAGGLAAGDAKTGQLLYTAVVLFFNLFGGLFFLLDPGRRHTEEILKKEMETADE; encoded by the coding sequence ATGAGTTCTCTTGTAAAGCTGAAAAAGTTTTTCTGGTTTTTCCTGAAGCTTGCGATTGCGGGGGGCATCGTCGGCTATCTCGTCGCCCGCAATCCGGCCGAGATCGCCGACGGCTTCAAGGCGTTCGACTACAAGTGGCTCGTTCCGGCCGTAGCGATCTACTTCGCCCATATGCTGGTCTGTTCCTGGCGCTGGTTCCGGCTGACCCGGATGCTCGGCGTCGAGCTGTCGCCGTTCGAGGCGCTTTCGCTGACCATGCAGGGGTATTTCTTCTCCCTGGTGATTCCGGGCGGCGCCATCGGCGGCGACGTGGTCAAGATGGGGGTGCTTTCGAAGCGCTCGGCGGCCGGCAGCCGGGTGGAGGGGGCCTTCACGATCCTGATGGACCGCATCATCGGCATGATCGCGCTCTTTTCGCTCGCGCTCGTGCTGCTGGTGCCGTCCCTTCCGCTGCTCATGAAGATCGAACTGCCGCAGATCGCGCTGAATGACACGATGCGGGAGCTCGGCATCCTCGCGCTGGCCGGACTCTGCCTCGCCGGACTCGGCGCGTCGTGCGTGATCTTCTTTCACCGCTGGATCGAAAAGCTTCCGCTGCTCGGCGCGCTCATGCACTGGGGCGATAAGATCACGCACGGCATGGTCACGCGCCTAACCACGGCTACCGACACCTATGCGAAGCAGTGGAAAGAGCTCACGCTGCTGACCATTGTCAGCGTCTTTTTCGTTCACCTGATGACGGTGGCGGCCTTCGGCTGCCTGCTGGCCGGGCTCGGCGTTTCGGTGCCGGTGCTCACGCTGGTCGCCGCGGTCACGATCGGCAACATCGCCGGGCTCATCCCGCTTTTTCCGGGCGGCATCGGCGGGCGCGACGTGGTGACCATCACGATTCTCGTCGCAGGGGGCCTCGCGGCCGGCGACGCGAAAACCGGACAGCTGCTGTACACTGCGGTGGTCCTGTTCTTCAATCTGTTCGGAGGGCTCTTCTTCCTGCTGGACCCGGGCCGCAGACATACCGAGGAGATTCTGAAAAAAGAGATGGAGACCGCCGATGAGTGA
- a CDS encoding methylenetetrahydrofolate reductase C-terminal domain-containing protein, whose amino-acid sequence MSDPVTPAAPANRFRDSLSNGEFVLLVESSSPSLSNDPIAAGERLAAFEEAVLSVSNVNTALAVTDRYLSLDAWRAVEYANALREENRDRHVIYLSGRNTTGEELRQLSDAAAKSRLFNVVPVSGNCVPGDTLRECRKRVFSESVGVIRNLAERKEPFFLGGTTNPYAYTPFTMMGQYFKLVKKLNAGASFVVAQAGWDMLKLQSLRWYFSGRSLFYPMIARLVLLTPNLVEKILAGEYPGINISPDFQKILEKELRYSLNQFEAAQYRRLELQAAGCRLLGFSGIQLAGAETPGRAKIAAERIGNALREFNSFDSWLEEYNSYLARAEMSPFTGSFYLYDHTLRRAYPDEEIPVARDFGEPEITPGEKFRFKLRRFLFPHADRQRAESRRLLKKLFASCRGCSSCRLPKTEFICTEGCPKRLPNGPCGGVKPHGNCEIAPGECVHSRIVRLAHWNGTLPALEDEILDSGRDD is encoded by the coding sequence ATGAGTGACCCCGTGACGCCCGCCGCACCCGCCAACCGTTTCCGCGATTCCCTCAGCAACGGAGAATTCGTGCTGCTGGTGGAGAGCTCGTCGCCGAGCCTTTCGAACGACCCGATCGCGGCCGGCGAGCGCCTCGCGGCTTTTGAAGAGGCCGTGCTGTCGGTTTCGAACGTCAACACGGCGCTCGCCGTCACCGACCGCTACCTGTCGCTCGACGCCTGGCGCGCGGTCGAGTACGCGAACGCGCTGCGCGAGGAGAACCGGGACCGTCACGTCATCTACCTCTCCGGCCGCAACACGACCGGCGAGGAGCTGCGCCAGCTCTCCGATGCGGCCGCAAAGAGCCGCCTGTTCAATGTGGTCCCGGTCAGCGGCAACTGCGTGCCGGGCGACACGCTCCGCGAATGCCGCAAGCGGGTATTTTCGGAGAGCGTCGGCGTGATCCGCAACCTCGCGGAGCGGAAGGAGCCGTTCTTTCTCGGCGGCACCACGAATCCTTACGCCTATACGCCGTTCACGATGATGGGGCAGTATTTCAAACTGGTCAAGAAGCTCAATGCCGGGGCCTCCTTTGTGGTGGCGCAGGCGGGCTGGGACATGCTGAAGCTTCAGTCGCTGCGCTGGTATTTCTCGGGCCGCAGCCTCTTTTACCCGATGATCGCCCGCCTCGTGCTGCTGACACCGAATCTGGTTGAAAAAATCCTGGCCGGAGAGTATCCCGGCATCAATATCTCGCCGGACTTCCAGAAAATTCTCGAGAAAGAGCTCCGTTATTCGCTGAACCAGTTCGAAGCCGCGCAATACCGGCGGCTCGAGCTGCAGGCGGCGGGCTGCCGGCTGCTCGGCTTCAGCGGCATTCAACTGGCCGGGGCGGAGACGCCCGGCCGCGCGAAAATCGCGGCGGAGCGAATCGGCAACGCGCTCCGGGAATTCAACAGCTTCGACAGCTGGCTCGAGGAGTACAACTCCTACCTGGCCCGGGCCGAGATGTCGCCGTTCACGGGGAGTTTCTACCTGTACGACCACACGCTGCGCCGGGCTTATCCGGATGAGGAGATTCCGGTCGCCCGCGACTTCGGGGAACCGGAGATCACGCCCGGCGAAAAATTCCGTTTCAAGCTGCGCCGTTTCCTGTTCCCGCATGCCGACCGGCAGCGCGCCGAGTCGCGGCGGCTGCTGAAAAAGCTATTCGCCTCGTGCCGAGGCTGTTCGAGCTGCCGGCTGCCGAAAACCGAGTTCATCTGCACGGAAGGCTGTCCGAAACGGCTGCCGAACGGCCCCTGCGGCGGTGTGAAACCGCATGGAAACTGCGAAATCGCGCCCGGCGAATGCGTGCACAGCCGGATCGTCCGCCTCGCCCACTGGAACGGGACGCTGCCGGCGCTCGAGGACGAGATCCTCGATTCCGGCCGGGACGACTGA
- a CDS encoding DUF1015 domain-containing protein, translating to MAELLPFHGLLPSVERASAVAAVPYDVVNTREAAGLAKGNPYSFLHVSRPEIDLEYGIDLHDEKVYRQAGEAFRRLCREVPLTVDAGKHLYLYQLQMGDQVQTGIIGAASAAEYKAGIIKKHEKTRQDKEDDRTRHVMELRSHTGPAFFTYRGKPDIDAVVAKELARTPLFNFTAEDGIRHTLWRIDEATSEKLSELFRTEVPVFYIADGHHRSAAAARTAAECAPKNPNHTGKEDYNYFLTVAFPADQLKILPYNRAVRTLNHHTPATFLTLIGEKFRISPAEDGEVAHSGEFKFYLAHEWYLARPKFDLSKLNVIEQLDVSILQDNVLAPLLGIDDPRTSREIDFIGGIRGTQELIRLVDSKEYAIAFSMHATTVDQLMAIADAGEIMPPKSTWFEPKLRDGLVSHNF from the coding sequence ATGGCCGAACTTCTTCCTTTTCACGGACTGCTTCCGTCGGTCGAACGCGCCTCCGCCGTGGCGGCGGTTCCGTACGACGTGGTCAATACGCGCGAAGCGGCCGGGCTGGCCAAAGGGAATCCCTACAGCTTCCTGCATGTTTCGCGCCCCGAAATCGACCTTGAATACGGCATCGATCTGCACGACGAAAAAGTCTACCGCCAGGCCGGAGAGGCGTTCCGGCGGCTCTGCCGCGAGGTGCCGCTGACCGTCGACGCGGGCAAGCATCTTTATCTGTACCAGCTGCAGATGGGCGACCAGGTCCAGACCGGCATCATCGGCGCGGCCTCCGCTGCCGAATACAAGGCCGGGATCATCAAAAAGCACGAGAAGACCCGGCAGGACAAGGAGGACGACCGCACCCGCCACGTCATGGAGCTGCGCAGCCACACCGGCCCGGCCTTCTTCACCTACCGCGGCAAACCCGATATCGACGCGGTTGTGGCGAAGGAGCTCGCCAGGACGCCGCTGTTCAACTTCACGGCGGAGGACGGCATCCGCCACACGCTCTGGCGGATCGACGAGGCGACCAGCGAAAAGCTCTCCGAACTGTTCCGGACCGAGGTGCCGGTGTTCTATATCGCGGACGGCCATCACCGCAGCGCCGCAGCCGCACGCACCGCAGCCGAGTGCGCGCCGAAGAACCCGAACCACACCGGCAAAGAGGATTACAACTATTTTCTGACCGTCGCATTTCCGGCCGATCAGCTGAAGATCCTGCCCTACAACCGGGCGGTGCGCACGCTGAACCACCACACGCCGGCGACCTTCCTGACGCTGATCGGCGAAAAATTCCGGATCAGTCCGGCCGAAGACGGTGAAGTCGCCCATTCGGGTGAATTCAAGTTCTACCTGGCGCACGAATGGTATCTGGCCCGGCCGAAATTCGACCTCTCGAAGCTGAATGTGATCGAACAGCTCGACGTCAGCATCCTGCAGGACAACGTGCTCGCTCCCCTGCTCGGAATCGATGATCCGCGCACGAGCAGGGAGATCGACTTCATCGGCGGAATCCGCGGCACGCAGGAGCTGATCCGGCTCGTCGACTCGAAGGAGTATGCAATTGCGTTTTCGATGCACGCCACGACGGTCGATCAGCTGATGGCGATCGCCGACGCGGGCGAGATCATGCCGCCGAAATCGACCTGGTTCGAGCCGAAGCTTCGCGACGGCCTCGTCTCGCACAATTTCTGA
- a CDS encoding YczE/YyaS/YitT family protein, with protein MYQDDRRRRWAVFAAGLAVAGVGVALTTRAGLGTSPISSVPYVLTFVFPLSFGLLTLLVNLLLVAGQVALLRREFRAVQYLQIAATGIFGLFIDLGMWLTGPLETGLYPLQVAELVAGCLLLAAGISLQIVADVMYIPGEGMVKAIAGKSGREFGTVKICFDISLVLTAIALSVLFLAEIRGLREGTLFAALLVGTFTRFLLRRVRGIRLWFYVRRPA; from the coding sequence GTGTATCAGGATGACAGAAGACGGCGCTGGGCGGTGTTTGCCGCCGGGCTTGCCGTGGCCGGCGTCGGCGTGGCGCTGACCACCCGGGCCGGACTCGGAACCAGTCCGATTTCAAGCGTGCCGTATGTGTTGACTTTCGTTTTCCCGCTGAGCTTCGGGCTGCTGACGCTTCTGGTCAACCTCCTGCTGGTGGCCGGACAGGTCGCGCTGCTCCGCCGTGAATTCCGGGCGGTTCAGTATCTGCAGATCGCGGCGACCGGGATTTTCGGGCTCTTCATCGATCTCGGCATGTGGCTGACCGGGCCGCTGGAGACCGGGCTGTATCCGCTTCAGGTCGCCGAGCTGGTGGCCGGGTGTCTGCTGCTGGCCGCCGGGATCAGTCTGCAGATCGTCGCGGATGTGATGTACATTCCGGGGGAGGGGATGGTCAAGGCCATCGCCGGCAAATCCGGCCGGGAGTTCGGCACGGTCAAAATCTGCTTCGACATATCGCTGGTTCTGACGGCAATTGCTCTGTCGGTGCTGTTCCTCGCTGAAATCCGCGGCCTCCGCGAAGGGACGCTGTTCGCGGCGCTGCTGGTCGGGACCTTCACGCGTTTTCTGCTCCGCCGCGTCCGCGGAATCCGGCTCTGGTTCTATGTCCGCCGCCCGGCGTAA